The following proteins come from a genomic window of Daphnia carinata strain CSIRO-1 chromosome 6, CSIRO_AGI_Dcar_HiC_V3, whole genome shotgun sequence:
- the LOC130702102 gene encoding LOW QUALITY PROTEIN: procathepsin L-like (The sequence of the model RefSeq protein was modified relative to this genomic sequence to represent the inferred CDS: inserted 1 base in 1 codon) — translation MKFLSTIILLTVAVAMADRDEDAWNFYKFQFGKAHSPQEDAIRKQNFLARDRVIEKHNRENKEWQMAHNKFSDMSEEEKLSVLGAKPTIRRERSVTGVSYPVMDRQLPASIDYRTDKCMQPVKDQGSCGSCWSFATVVPIEFNSCKKTGTAVAFSEQMLVDCDPYDHGCNGGMYTNAWKYISEKGGIMKSSAYTYTSGSTGLAGTTCKFNSTAVGAKVTAFDWTMPYPNATVSMNFLQAEGPLPSAIKILKSFYNYASGVYSDPACIVTDENDVDHAITIVGYGTTTATSTXPATPYWIVRNSWGTGWGLSGYFMIKRGVNMCNIESWTAYVRVA, via the exons atgaaatttctgtCCACCATTATCCTGTTGACTGTGGCTGTAGCCATGGCTGATCGTGACGAGGATGCCTGGAACTTTTACAAG TTCCAATTCGGCAAGGCTCATTCGCCACAGGAAGATGCCATCAGAAAACAGAATTTCCTTGCTAGGGACAGAGTTATTGAAAAACATAACCGAGAAAACAAGGAGTGGCAGATGGCACACAACAAATTCTCTGACATG TctgaagaagagaaactaAGTGTGCTCGGAGCCAAACCGACTATTCGTCGCGAGAGGTCTGTCACTGGTGTTTCTTACCCCGTTATGGATCGTCAATTGCCAGCTTCT ATTGATTACCGTACCGACAAATGCATGCAACCAGTCAAGGATCAAG GCAGCTGCGGAAGTTGTTGGTCATTTGCCACCGTGGTTCCTATAGAATTCAATTCATGCAAGAAAACTGGCACAGCAGTCGCATTCAG CGAGCAAATGTTGGTCGACTGCGATCCTTACGATCATGGTTGCAATGGTGGAATGTACACGAACGCTTGGAAGTACATCAGTGAGAAGGGAGGTATCATGAAAAGTTCTGCATACACCTACACATCTGGATCTACTGGACTT GCAGGCACTACGTGCAAGTTCAACAGCACTGCAGTAGGCGCTAAAGTTACGGCTTTCGACTGGACTATGCCCTACCCTAATGCAACTGTATCCATGAATTTTCTTCAAGCTGAAGGACCACTTCCCAGTGCTATTAAGATCCTCAAATCCTTCTACAATTATGC TTCTGGGGTGTATAGCGATCCCGCTTGCATCGTTACTGACGAGAATGATGTCGATCACGCCATTACGATCGTCGGTTATGGTACAACCACGGCCACTTCAA ACCCCGCTACTCCATACTGGATTGTCCGTAATTCTTGGGGTACTGGCTGGGGTCTGTCTGGTTACTTCATGATTAAGAGAGGCGTTAATATGTGCAACATTGAATCATGGACTGCTTACGTTCGTGTTGCGTAA
- the LOC130702110 gene encoding hatching enzyme 1.2-like isoform X2: MAGDGFIPWEKQHPELLEGDIMISGSKNAILNQNALWPNKVIPYVIATTFTAEQRNIIAFAMSTYHNKTCIRFVPRTTETNYISIFKSGQGCWSYVGMINNGAQGVSLDDGCVVSWAPGVVMHELMHTAGFWHEHMRPDRDTYVSINLNNVLERYRGNFDKLSTTQVTILGLSYDYGSVMHYPKGAFAIDPSIPVITALIGTPVIGQRAGFSTLDVQKLNKLYNCASSSCGSG, encoded by the exons ATGGCTGGTGATGGATTTATTCCATGGGAGAAACAACATCCTGAGCTGCTTGAAGGTGACATTATGATATCGGGAAGCAAAAATGCTATTCTTAACCAGAATGCTCTGTGGCCAAATAAAGTCATTCCTTACGTCATCGCAACAACTTTTA CGGCTGAGCAGCGAAATATCATTGCGTTTGCCATGAGTACCTATCACAACAAAACATGCATTCGCTTTGTTCCACGAACTACCGAAACAAATTACATCTCGATCTTCAAGAGTGGACAAGG CTGCTGGAGCTACGTGGGTATGATCAACAATGGCGCTCAAGGTGTGAGTTTGGATGATGGTTGCGTTGTTAGTTGGGCACCTGGAGTCGTTATGCACGAGCTGATGCACACGGCTGGATTCTGGCACGAACACATGCGTCCCGATCGCGATACATACGTTTCAATCAACTTGAATAATGTTCTTGAAC GATATCGAGGCAATTTCGATAAGCTTTCAACAACACAGGTTACAATTCTAGGACTGTCTTACGATTATG GATCTGTAATGCATTATCCGAAGGGAGCGTTTGCTATTGACCCTAGCATTCCTGTCATCACAGCTTTGATCGGCACTCCTGTCATAGGACAACGAGCAGGATTCAGCACG TTGGACGTTCAAAAACTCAACAAATTGTACAACTGCGCATCATCCAGTTGTGGATCGGGTTAA
- the LOC130702110 gene encoding hatching enzyme 1.2-like isoform X1 codes for MTFMFVMVLVASMMSSITATPVITRNADNWLEGFVAGEPLTEEELQSDFSSLAREMAGDGFIPWEKQHPELLEGDIMISGSKNAILNQNALWPNKVIPYVIATTFTAEQRNIIAFAMSTYHNKTCIRFVPRTTETNYISIFKSGQGCWSYVGMINNGAQGVSLDDGCVVSWAPGVVMHELMHTAGFWHEHMRPDRDTYVSINLNNVLERYRGNFDKLSTTQVTILGLSYDYGSVMHYPKGAFAIDPSIPVITALIGTPVIGQRAGFSTLDVQKLNKLYNCASSSCGSG; via the exons atgACATTCATGTTCGTGATGGTACTTGTGGCATCGATGATGTCATCAATTACAGCAACGCCTGTTATAACTCGTAATGCCGACAACTGG TTGGAGGGTTTCGTAGCAGGTGAACCGTTAACTGAAGAAGAATTGCAAAGCGATTTTTCCAGCCTAGCTCGAG AAATGGCTGGTGATGGATTTATTCCATGGGAGAAACAACATCCTGAGCTGCTTGAAGGTGACATTATGATATCGGGAAGCAAAAATGCTATTCTTAACCAGAATGCTCTGTGGCCAAATAAAGTCATTCCTTACGTCATCGCAACAACTTTTA CGGCTGAGCAGCGAAATATCATTGCGTTTGCCATGAGTACCTATCACAACAAAACATGCATTCGCTTTGTTCCACGAACTACCGAAACAAATTACATCTCGATCTTCAAGAGTGGACAAGG CTGCTGGAGCTACGTGGGTATGATCAACAATGGCGCTCAAGGTGTGAGTTTGGATGATGGTTGCGTTGTTAGTTGGGCACCTGGAGTCGTTATGCACGAGCTGATGCACACGGCTGGATTCTGGCACGAACACATGCGTCCCGATCGCGATACATACGTTTCAATCAACTTGAATAATGTTCTTGAAC GATATCGAGGCAATTTCGATAAGCTTTCAACAACACAGGTTACAATTCTAGGACTGTCTTACGATTATG GATCTGTAATGCATTATCCGAAGGGAGCGTTTGCTATTGACCCTAGCATTCCTGTCATCACAGCTTTGATCGGCACTCCTGTCATAGGACAACGAGCAGGATTCAGCACG TTGGACGTTCAAAAACTCAACAAATTGTACAACTGCGCATCATCCAGTTGTGGATCGGGTTAA
- the LOC130702107 gene encoding astacin-like has protein sequence MAHKFLIPMIICAGVIAGGFVSGMPSSAGDYYPIRPPRPPLLHDSFEAGNPLTEEEFHSDISSKSGEMELDESSLWDNQHPELHEGDVMLASGKNAILGTGGLWPSATIPYVLSSAYTSAQRQIIAFAMNTYQNKTCLRFVPRTTQTNYIRIRKSGQGCWSYVGRIGGAQDVSLDDGCIASWAPGVVMHELMHTAGFWHEHMRPDRDKYVSINLNNVRQEYRGNFQKMSTTQVTTLGLAYDYGSVMHYPAGAFAIDRSIPVIKALIGSPVLGQRKGFSTLDLQKLKKLYNCKTC, from the exons ATGGCGCACAAGTTTCTAATACCTATGATTATTTGTGCGGGAGTTATCGCCGGTGGATTTGTTTCCGGGATGCCCTCTTCGGCGGGTGACTACTATCCGATACGCCCGCCACGCCCTCCTCTCTTGCACGACAGTTTCGAGGCTGGGAATCCACTGACTGAAGAAGAATTCCATAGTGATATATCTAGCAAAAGTGGCG AAATGGAGTTAGATGAATCAAGTCTATGGGATAATCAACATCCTGAGCTACACGAAGGTGATGTCATGCTCGCCTCAGGCAAGAATGCCATCCTGGGCACCGGTGGGCTATGGCCAAGCGCGACTATTCCATACGTCCTTTCATCAGCCTACA CATCCGCGCAGCGGCAAATCATCGCTTTTGCCATGAACACCtaccaaaacaaaacttgcCTTCGTTTTGTTCCACGAACCACTCAAACCAACTACATCAGGATCCGAAAAAGCGGTCAAGG CTGCTGGAGCTACGTTGGGCGGATAGGCGGAGCACAAGATGTAAGCCTGGATGACGGATGCATTGCCAGCTGGGCACCCGGAGTAGTTATGCACGAACTTATGCATACGGCTGGATTCTGGCACGAACACATGCGTCCCGATCGTGACAAGTACGTTTccatcaatttgaataacGTCAGGCAAG AATACCgaggaaattttcaaaagatgTCGACAACCCAAGTCACTACGCTCGGACTTGCCTACGATTACG GCTCAGTCATGCATTATCCAGCAGGGGCTTTTGCAATAGACCGTAGCATTCCAGTTATTAAAGCACTTATTGGAAGTCCTGTTCTTGGGCAAAGAAAGGGATTTAGCACG CTGGATCttcaaaaactaaagaaattGTACAATTGCAAGACTTGTTAG